The following are encoded in a window of Alosa sapidissima isolate fAloSap1 chromosome 10, fAloSap1.pri, whole genome shotgun sequence genomic DNA:
- the LOC121720511 gene encoding zinc metalloproteinase nas-33-like isoform X2: MTLSQTCVLAIYVSTILGTLHFQPLLGKIPEVDPVVVRSGDDATLSVPGMMGILSATWHAPGGVILGLWAQGPDGGPSGVAYSHVPQYSGRVKITNSQLRISTVQIDDAGNYTVTVVTNSTSGITVSSVWVQVYEDTLMKHTVSEILEAANAGLDDISVAPVDQRNADPCTARGCTWEKSTDGSVYVPYVLGNEYSPIDRNLIQRAMASIQSSSCIRFRPRQTERDYLQIYSGTGCSSFVGRRGSVQQVSLQRPGCMFLGTIQHEFLHALGFNHEHQRSDRDKYVRIHLENVQSGKERNFEQVDTLNQNTPYDYSSVMHYHRAAFSKNGQATLVPIPNSSVPIGIAFSMSHNDFIRLNRLYECNALSVRLTIQSTAIEGESVILQCTWAGNQTSVTWRRNGVTLTPDSRIAMSEGILGISTLEREDAGEYSCTVSTAETTETTRATLIVHYKCLTLGGLIGIVIACFIVLSALCIAIVLLVKQRKAQQKVHTAYGVNIRNPNFMPYGNT; this comes from the exons CTATTTTGGGTACACTTCACTTCCAGCCTCTACTGGGTAAGATCCCTGAAGTAGACCCAGTGGTGGTGCGTTCTGGGGATGATGCCACCCTGTCAGTGCCAGGGATGATGGGCATCCTCTCCGCGACATGGCATGCCCCCGGTGGGGTGATACTGGGCCTATGGGCACAAGGTCCAGATGGCGGCCCATCAGGGGTGGCCTACAGTCATGTCCCTCAGTACAGCGGTCGGGTGAAAATCACAAATTCACAACTCCGGATCTCAACAGTTCAGATTGATGATGCTGGAAACTACACTGTCACTGTAGTCACCAATAGTACCAGTGGTATAACCGTCAGTTCTGTGTGGGTGCAAGTGTATG AAGACACGTTGATGAAACACACAGTATCAGAGATACTGGAGGCAGCTAATGCTGGCTTAG ACGACATTTCTGTGGCCCCAGTGGATCAGAGAAACGCTGATCCTTGCACAGCACGCGGCTGTACATGGGAGAAATCTACAGATGGAAGCGTCTACGTACCGTACGTCCTTGGCAATGAATACT CACCAATTGATAGGAATCTCATTCAGAGGGCCATGGCTTCGATCCAGTCTTCCAGTTGCATCCGCTTCAGACCTCGTCAAACTGAACGAGACTACCTGCAGATATATTCTGGGACAGG CTGTAGCTCGTTCGTTGGACGGCGAGGCAGCGTGCAGCAGGTCTCTCTGCAGCGTCCAGGGTGTATGTTCCTGGGTACCATCCAGCATGAGTTCCTACACGCCCTGGGCTTCAATCACGAACATCAAAGGAGTGATCGAGACAAGTATGTTCGCATCCATCTGGAGAATGTACAGTCAG GCAAAGAAAGAAACTTTGAGCAAGTGGACACTCTGAACCAGAACACTCCATATGACTACAGCTCAGTTATGCATTACCACAG AGCAGCTTTTTCCAAGAATGGCCAGGCCACCCTGGTGCCCATCCCTAATTCCAGCGTTCCTATTGGGATAGCTTTCAGCATGAGCCACAATGACTTCATCCGACTCAACAGGCTATACGAGTGCA ATGCGCTCTCTGTGAGGCTGACCATCCAGTCCACAGCCATTGAGGGGGAGAGTGTGATCCTGCAGTGCACTTGGGCAGGAAACCAGACGAGCGTCACCTGGAGGAGGAACGGCGTGACACTCACGCCAGACTCCCGCATCGCCATGTCCGAGGGGATTCTGGGAATTAGCACACTGGAGAGAGAAGACGCAGGGGAGTACAGCTGCACTGTGTCCACCGCTGAGACTACCGAGACCACCAGAGCCACACTCATTGTCCACT atAAATGTCTCACCCTGGGAGGTTTGATAGGGATTGTGATAGCCTGTTTCATCGTCCTTTCTGCTCTCTGTATTGCCATTGTGCTGCTCGTTAAACAGAGGAAAG CACAACAAAAGGTACATACGGCATATGGTGTCAACATCAGAAACCCAAACTTCATG CCCTATGGGAATACATAG
- the LOC121720511 gene encoding zinc metalloproteinase nas-33-like isoform X1, with the protein MTLSQTCVLAIYVSTILGTLHFQPLLGKIPEVDPVVVRSGDDATLSVPGMMGILSATWHAPGGVILGLWAQGPDGGPSGVAYSHVPQYSGRVKITNSQLRISTVQIDDAGNYTVTVVTNSTSGITVSSVWVQVYEDTLMKHTVSEILEAANAGLDDISVAPVDQRNADPCTARGCTWEKSTDGSVYVPYVLGNEYLAPIDRNLIQRAMASIQSSSCIRFRPRQTERDYLQIYSGTGCSSFVGRRGSVQQVSLQRPGCMFLGTIQHEFLHALGFNHEHQRSDRDKYVRIHLENVQSGKERNFEQVDTLNQNTPYDYSSVMHYHRAAFSKNGQATLVPIPNSSVPIGIAFSMSHNDFIRLNRLYECNALSVRLTIQSTAIEGESVILQCTWAGNQTSVTWRRNGVTLTPDSRIAMSEGILGISTLEREDAGEYSCTVSTAETTETTRATLIVHYKCLTLGGLIGIVIACFIVLSALCIAIVLLVKQRKAQQKVHTAYGVNIRNPNFMPYGNT; encoded by the exons CTATTTTGGGTACACTTCACTTCCAGCCTCTACTGGGTAAGATCCCTGAAGTAGACCCAGTGGTGGTGCGTTCTGGGGATGATGCCACCCTGTCAGTGCCAGGGATGATGGGCATCCTCTCCGCGACATGGCATGCCCCCGGTGGGGTGATACTGGGCCTATGGGCACAAGGTCCAGATGGCGGCCCATCAGGGGTGGCCTACAGTCATGTCCCTCAGTACAGCGGTCGGGTGAAAATCACAAATTCACAACTCCGGATCTCAACAGTTCAGATTGATGATGCTGGAAACTACACTGTCACTGTAGTCACCAATAGTACCAGTGGTATAACCGTCAGTTCTGTGTGGGTGCAAGTGTATG AAGACACGTTGATGAAACACACAGTATCAGAGATACTGGAGGCAGCTAATGCTGGCTTAG ACGACATTTCTGTGGCCCCAGTGGATCAGAGAAACGCTGATCCTTGCACAGCACGCGGCTGTACATGGGAGAAATCTACAGATGGAAGCGTCTACGTACCGTACGTCCTTGGCAATGAATACT TAGCACCAATTGATAGGAATCTCATTCAGAGGGCCATGGCTTCGATCCAGTCTTCCAGTTGCATCCGCTTCAGACCTCGTCAAACTGAACGAGACTACCTGCAGATATATTCTGGGACAGG CTGTAGCTCGTTCGTTGGACGGCGAGGCAGCGTGCAGCAGGTCTCTCTGCAGCGTCCAGGGTGTATGTTCCTGGGTACCATCCAGCATGAGTTCCTACACGCCCTGGGCTTCAATCACGAACATCAAAGGAGTGATCGAGACAAGTATGTTCGCATCCATCTGGAGAATGTACAGTCAG GCAAAGAAAGAAACTTTGAGCAAGTGGACACTCTGAACCAGAACACTCCATATGACTACAGCTCAGTTATGCATTACCACAG AGCAGCTTTTTCCAAGAATGGCCAGGCCACCCTGGTGCCCATCCCTAATTCCAGCGTTCCTATTGGGATAGCTTTCAGCATGAGCCACAATGACTTCATCCGACTCAACAGGCTATACGAGTGCA ATGCGCTCTCTGTGAGGCTGACCATCCAGTCCACAGCCATTGAGGGGGAGAGTGTGATCCTGCAGTGCACTTGGGCAGGAAACCAGACGAGCGTCACCTGGAGGAGGAACGGCGTGACACTCACGCCAGACTCCCGCATCGCCATGTCCGAGGGGATTCTGGGAATTAGCACACTGGAGAGAGAAGACGCAGGGGAGTACAGCTGCACTGTGTCCACCGCTGAGACTACCGAGACCACCAGAGCCACACTCATTGTCCACT atAAATGTCTCACCCTGGGAGGTTTGATAGGGATTGTGATAGCCTGTTTCATCGTCCTTTCTGCTCTCTGTATTGCCATTGTGCTGCTCGTTAAACAGAGGAAAG CACAACAAAAGGTACATACGGCATATGGTGTCAACATCAGAAACCCAAACTTCATG CCCTATGGGAATACATAG
- the LOC121720510 gene encoding stonustoxin subunit alpha-like — MNADFLIAALGRPMHPGMLYNARNDTVIPGLKLWDDADMQKVLRIKGQQNTSFNVTASDSFSKKSKLLEVSARLKASFLSGMVEVEGSAHYLKDRTTSRHQCRVTLQYKETTVFKELMTLEMDIKHPDVFEKNEATHVVTAVLYGAEAFMVFDQMAEDIQQKQEILGELKVSVRKIPQVEISGEGKVVINENERKKVKKFKCTFHGDFKLKENPSSYEEAAIVYKSLPTMLGQKGEAAVPIKVWLYPLKNIDPKAAQLIREVNSTLVAAFEAAMEDLHKAQTRVRDLIKVSKLIPLSEITAKLEVFQMKLRGYTVVLKRKVLDVLPEIRGGTMEETAFEEILKFHHESSFTKKMMTEWLDEKETEMGIVSSYIHLMKGIPVVPPGPNLHKVLYHPKLDAVAMFSFTSLEYAEPYLANLDECLRCEKFRKMDDAKVATEKSFVKNTMPWYEHPEAIPAMRVCLSNFFLVKGRCDKNALHTALISFVSDSSYQGSSIRVYRNGKCVNPHYKPPNTQRESGRGVNDGDRPKADGAQDPGDVLFGQNPAPNQQTGLNLDPPDRFSGSQNSSKITSTEKEFWCP; from the exons ATGAATGCAGATTTTCTAATAGCAGCCTTGGGGAGGCCCATGCACCCTGGCATGCTGTATAATGCTCGCAACGACACAGTTATTCCAG GACTGAAACTATGGGATGATGCAGACATGCAAAAGGTGCTGAGGATCAAGGGGCAGCAGAACACCAGCTTTAACGTGACTGCGTCCGACTCCTTTTCCAAGAAATCCAAACTGCTTGAAGTCAGCGCAAGACTGAAGGCCAGCTTCCTGTCCGggatggtggaggtggaggggagcGCCCATTACCTGAAGGACAGGACCACGTCCAGGCACCAGTGCAGGGTCACTTTGCAATATAAAGAAACCACCGTGTTCAAGGAGCTGATGACGCTGGAGATGGACATCAAACACCCAGATGTCTTTGAGAAAAATGAGGCCACGCATGTCGTCACGGCAGTGCTTTATGGGGCAGAGGCCTTCATGGTGTTTGACCAGATGGCAGAGGACATCCAACAAAAGCAAGAGATCCTAGGTGAGCTGAAAGTCAGCGTTAGGAAAATACCGCAGGTTGAAATCTCAGGTGAGGGCAAGGTGGTCATCAACGAGAATGAGCGGAAAAAGGTCAAGAAGTTCAAATGCACTTTCCACGGTGACTTCAAACTGAAGGAAAACCCGTCTTCCTATGAAGAAGCTGCCATTGTGTACAAGAGTTTACCAACGATGCTGGGCCAGAAAGGGGAGGCCGCGGTACCCATCAAAGTCTGGCTGTACCCTCTGAAAAACATAGATCCCAAGGCTGCCCAGCTGATTCGCGAGGTGAACTCCACTCTAGTGGCCGCCTTCGAAGCTGCGATGGAGGATCTTCACAAAGCGCAGACCCGAGTCCGCGACCTGATAAAGGTGAGCAAACTCATTCCATTGTCTGAGATCACGGCCAAACTGGAGGTCTTCCAAATGAAGCTGAGAGGATACACCGTGGTGCTGAAGAGGAAAGTGCTCGATGTTCTCCCAGAAATCAGGGGGGGCACGATGGAGGAGACTGCCTTCGAAGAGATCCTGAAGTTCCACCATGAATCCTCTTTCACTAAGAAAATGATGACAGAGTGGCTGGATGAAAAAGAAACGGAGATGGGCATCGTGTCCTCTTATATTCACCTCATGAAGGGCATCCCAGTCGTGCCGCCAGGGCCCAATCTGCACAAAGTCCTTTACCACCCAAAGCTTGATGCCGTTGCCATGTTCAGCTTCACCTCGCTCGAGTATGCCGAGCCGTATCTGGCCAACCTCGATGAGTGCCTCCGCTGTGAGAAGTTCAGAAAGATGGATGATGCGAAGGTTGCCACCGAGAAATCCTTTGTGAAGAACACCATGCCGTGGTATGAGCATCCCGAGGCCATCCCTGCCATGCGAGTGTGCCTGAGTAACTTTTTCCTAGTGAAGGGCCGCTGCGACAAAAACGCCCTGCACACCGCTCTGATCAGCTTTGTGTCGGACTCATCTTACCAAGGATCCTCCATCCGTGTGTATAGAAACGGGAAGTGTGTGAACCCGCATTATAAacctccaaacacacagagggagtCGGGGAGAGGCGTCAATGATGGCGATCGCCCAAAAGCAGACGGAGCCCAGGACCCAGGAGACGTCCTGTTCGGGCAGAATCCCGCACCCAATCAGCAGACTGGACTAAACCTGGATCCTCCTGACAGATTCAGTGGATCTCAAAACTCATCTAAAATCACCTCAACCGAAAAAG AGTTCTGGTGTCCATAG
- the LOC121720858 gene encoding stonustoxin subunit alpha-like: MHSDRQIAALGRPLHPGMLYNARNDTIIPGVTLWSDEDMQKVMRIKGHQNTSFDVTASDSMRQKSKFLEISASLKGSFLLGLVSIEGSASFLNDRLSSTRQCRVTMQYKETTQFKELIATDMEIKHPEIFERNEATHVVTAVLYGAEAFMVFDQMASDYQEKKEIKGTLKAMINKIPLLQLSGEGKVAMTEEDKRKARKFSCKFHGDFKLKENPSSFEEAVIVYKHLPSLLGQKGEAAVPMRVWLYPLNNLEPKAAKLVRDINASAVSMLELILEHLHEAKMRARDLIKLSKNMSLTVLRDKLESFQNMRAEYTIIFKRKLKGVLPEIRGGTVAETAFTDILRFHEESSFSKIKMREWLNEKETEITIVQSYISLLGSTSLVPPGPELDKVLYHPKVDTVVMFSFTSLEYPEPYLSNLEGCLNCEDFAKMADVNVALQKTFSKNTVPWYEYPGAIPALRSCCPIFLGVKARCARNPLHAALISYVTDASHPGSSLRVYKNGKCINPHLKPPEKHEECEMAVSEGDGLTSHQREGSATKEQEDLLSFDD, from the exons ATGCACTCAGATCGGCAGATAGCAGCACTCGGGCGGCCTCTCCATCCTGGGATGCTCTACAACGCTCGCAACGACACCATCATTCCAG GTGTGACACTATGGTCTGATGAAGACATGCAAAAGGTCATGAGAATCAAAGGACATCAGAACACGTCCTTCGATGTGACAGCATCCGACTCCATGAGACAGAAAAGCAAATTCCTTGAAATCAGTGCCTCTTTAAAAGGAAGCTTCTTGCTGGGACTAGTGAGTATTGAAGGCTCAGCTAGTTTTCTGAATGACAGACTTTCTTCGACCCGCCAGTGCAGGGTGACAATGCAATACAAGGAGACCACACAATTCAAAGAACTCATTGCCACCGACATGGAGATCAAGCATCCGGAGATCTTTGAGAGGAATGAGGCCACGCACGTGGTTACTGCAGTGCTCTACGGCGCCGAGGCCTTCATGGTTTTTGACCAGATGGCCTCCGACTATCaggagaaaaaagaaatcaaAGGCACCCTGAAGGCAATGATCAATAAAATTCCCCTGCTTCAGTTGTCAGGTGAGGGAAAAGTGGCCATGACTGAGGAGGACAAACGCAAGGCACGAAAGTTCAGCTGCAAGTTTCACGGCGACTTCAAACTGAAAGAGAACCCCTCATCATTCGAAGAGGCTGTGATTGTGTACAAGCACCTTCCTTCCCTGCTGGGGCAGAAAGGAGAGGCTGCCGTGCCCATGAGGGTCTGGCTGTACCCCCTGAACAACCTGGAACCAAAGGCCGCCAAGCTAGTGCGAGACATCAATGCGTCCGCGGTGTCAATGCTTGAGTTGATTTTAGAGCACCTCCATGAGGCTAAAATGAGAGCACGTGACCTGATTAAGCTGAGCAAGAACATGAGCCTAACAGTGCTCCGAGACAAACTGGAGAGCTTCCAGAACATGCGTGCAGAGTACACCATCATCTTTAAACGGAAACTGAAGGGGGTGCTGCCGGAGATCAGAGGGGGGACAGTTGCCGAGACGGCCTTCACCGACATCCTGAGGTTCCACGAAGAGTCGTCCTTCTCCAAGATAAAAATGAGGGAGTGGCTCAACGAGAAAGAAACTGAAATCACCATCGTCCAGTCTTACATCAGCCTACTCGGCAGCACCTCACTGGTGCCACCAGGCCCAGAGCTGGACAAAGTCCTGTATCATCCGAAAGTGGACACGGTGGTCATGTTCAGCTTCACCTCGCTGGAGTACCCTGAACCGTACCTCTCCAACCTAGAAGGGTGCCTGAACTGTGAGGACTTTGCCAAAATGGCCGACGTGAACGTTGCTCTACAGAAGACATTCTCGAAGAACACTGTGCCCTGGTATGAGTATCCGGGAGCCATTCCAGCCTTGCGCTCCTGCTGCCCGATCTTCCTGGGGGTGAAGGCCCGATGTGCGAGGAATCCTTTGCATGCGGCGCTGATCAGCTACGTAACAGATGCCTCTCACCCGGGATCCTCTCTCCGCGTCTACAAGAATGGGAAGTGCATAAACCCCCACCTGAAACCGCCAGAGAAGCACGAGGAGTGTGAGATGGCGGTTAGTGAAGGCGATGGGTTAACAAGCCACCAGAGAGAAGGGAGCGCCACTAAAGAACAGGAGGATCTTCTGAGCTTTGATGATTAA